The Magnetovibrio sp. PR-2 region GCTGCTCACCGACAAAGGCAAACACCGCGTCGAAATCGAAGGCTTGGATGTATTGGAGCGCATTTTAAACTCCGGCAAGCCGGTATTATTTTTCGGCGCACATCAAGCGAACTGGGAACTGTTGCCGGTCTCCAGCAACATCTTGGGCTTTGTCTGCCACATCTTTTATCGCGCCCCGAACAATCCGTTGCTGCAAAACCTTTTCGCCCAGCGCTACGGTACGGGCGAGCTGATCCCCAAGGGTGCGCCCGGGGCCAAACGCGCCTTTGCCTTGCTGAAGAAAAATGAACATTTGGGCATTTTGGTCGATCAAAAGCTCAACGACGGCATTGCCGTTCCGTTCATGGGCCGCGATGCCATGACCGGAACCGCCATCGCAGAATTCGCCCTGCGCTTCGACGCCCCCATGGTGCCCATCCAATGCATCCGCCTACCCGGCGCGCGGTTTAAGGTCATTTACCAAGAACCGCTTCAAGTCACACGCACGGATGACAAAAAAACCGATGTGCGCACCGTGATGACAGATATCAACGCCACCATCGAAGGCTGGATCCGCGAATACCCGGATCAATGGCTATGGCAGCACAATCGCTGGCCGAAATAACGCGGCACAAAAGGTCTGGCTTTTTATTGTGCGCGGCTTGCGCTATAAGTTGACCAGGGCCAGATTTTGTTAAAGTGGATACGCACCGCTTTTGCACGAGACATTCGTGGTTGATATATGCCTGCTCCTCTTTCCATCAAATCCGCCATTCCCAACAGTCGCATTTTGATCGTCGACGACGACGAAATGATCCGCATGTTCATCGAAGTTCTGCTAAACGGCAGCGGTTTTGAAAACCTATTGCAGGCCCAGGACGGGTGGGAGGCGCTTGAAGCACTGAAAACCACAAGCGTGGACTGCGTTATCTTGGACATCAACATGCCCGGCATGGGCGGGCGCGACGTGTTGCGCCATATCCCCGGCAGCGCCAAAACCAAAGACCTGCCCGTTCTGGTCATCACCGCCCAAGATGCCCGCGAAGACCGCAACGAAATCATGCGTGCAGGGGCGACCAACCTCATTTCCAAGCCCTTGGACCAAGAGTTGCTGTTGGAGCTGCTGAACACCATGCTCGAACGCAAGATCATGGTCGACCAGCTGTCCTCATTCCACAATCGTTTGAGCCAAGAACTCGCCCAAGCGGCCAACATGCAAGCGGGCCTGATCCCTAAAGCCGACGCGATCAAAGCGTTGGAAGCGCGCTACAGCGTCAAGATCGCCAGTGCCTTTCAGCCTTCTTCGGAACTGGGGGGCGATTTCTGGACGGCGCAGATTATCGATCACCAAAGCTTTGGGATTTTGATCGCTGATTTTTCCGGGCATGGTGTGTCGGCGGCCTTGAACACCTTCCAGCTCAATATGCTGTTGAACCGACTGGGGCCCTGTGACGCGGACCCGGCGCGCTATCTGAGCCGCATCAATGACGAGCTTTCCCAAGTCGTGCCGCTCGGCCAATACTGCACCATGACCTACGCCATGGTGGACATCGGCAAAAACGCCATCACCTATGCGGCAGCGGCTTCACCGCCGCCTATCTCGGGAACCTGTGGCGAAAGCGACATCTCCATCGGTGACGGCAGCGGTGTGCCGCTTGGCATCAAGGCCGACAACGTTTACGAAAACCGCCACATTGATTTTCACCCGGGACAATTCGCGTTCTTCTTCAGTGATGTGTTCTTTGAAACCAAGCTCGCGGGGATGGACGTTTTGGAAATCGACGGCTTAGCCACATTTGCGCGCCACCACAGCGACGCGGATGCGCACAAGGCGCTGGGTGGCATGCTGAAAGCGTTCTACGACAACGCGCCGTCACCTCTGCCCGACGATCTCACGGCCATTTGGATCACGCGCTAATCAGTTTTGTGCCATGGGGCCCGTCACCAATGACGGGTCCACGTGGGTGGATTTCCAGGTCATGCCCCAGTGCAAGTGCGGGCCCGTGGTGCGGCCCGTTTTGCCCACGGTGCCAAGCGTGTCGCCTTGGCTAAGTACCTGTCCTTCAATCACCGCAACGTCGTCCATATGCGCGTATACCGTGGTGAGGCCAAGGCCGTGATCGATCATCACCGTCTTACCCGTATAGAACATGTCCTGATGCACCAACGCCACCACCCCGTCAGCAGGCGCAACGATGGCCATGCCGCGCGGTGCGGCCACATCCACACCGTTGTGGGGGCTTTTGGGCTTACCGTTCAAAATCCGTTGCGATCCGAACACGCCGGAGATGGGGCCTTTCACAGGCCATATGAAGCCGGATAAAAATCGTGGCTCAGCGCTCATAGAGCCCCGCACACCCCAAATCCCGGCGTTGTCTTTTTTAATGCGTGCCACGTCCTTTGGATTGGGCGTGACTTTGCGGGTTGGCAGGCCGTCTATGCGCTGAATTTTATAAGTAACTTTGGCGATGGAAAGAGATTGGGTTGTTGTCTGCCCCTTTTCGGTGACAGTTAATGTCGCCTGCGGTTTGGCATCCCGTGCAAAACCAATCACGAACGCACCGTTTTCAGCCACTGTGACGGCTTTACCGTTTAACTTCACTTCAGCGCCGGGCTCAGCCGTGCCGAACACCACACCGCCTTGGCTGAAGTTTCCATCCAGCTCAAACGCTTGGACTGGAAGAGCAACGAAGACCAACAAAGCGAATAAAAATCTCACAGCAAGCTCCCTTGAGCATCGTTATTTTTCTTCGTGGGTTTCTTTTTCGGTTTTGGTTGAGCCCCACCCGTGACCCGGGCACCGATGTCGCCGCCTTTCATGCGCACCGTGATGTCGTCGCCCGGCGATACGCCGGAAGCTTCCGTCACGGCCTTACCCTTAGCATCCGTCACCAAAGCAAAGCCACGTTCCAACACGCGTTCATAAGACAGGCCGTCCAATAACCTTGTGGTTTGTTCCAACTGCTGGCGGGGGGCTTGGGTTAAGCGGGCCACCGCGCGGTTGAGACGTTCGGCCCGGCCATTGAGCATTTCACGCGCATACCCAACATGCGCCTTGGGCGAGGTCAGCGCGCCGGAGACCTCGGCCAAGCGGCGGTGGCGGCGATGAACGCCGGACTGCAAACTGCCGCCCAAACGCTCGGCCCAATCGTCCAAACGTTGGCGTTGGGAAGCAACCAAACTGTTGAGGTCCGGCAAGCCTCGGCTGAGACCGCTCAACTGTGTCTTATACTCCGACACTTGTCGTGTCATAGAGCGCACCAAACGCGCCCCGTCTTCGCTGACTTGGGCCAGCAGCTCGGCCCGCACCGGCACAACCATCTCCGCCGCCGCCGTCGGGGTCGGTGCGCGCAAGTCGGAGGCGAAGTCGATCAACGTCGTGTCCGTTTCATGCCCCACCGCACTGATCAGCGGAATGGCGCTTTCCGACGCCGCGCGTACCACGTTTTCTTCGTTAAACGCCCATAAGTCTTCCAACGAACCACCGCCCCGCGCAACAATCAACACGTCCGGGCGCGGGATATCGCCTTGTTTCCCTGTGGCAGGCTTCAAGCGGTTAAACCCCGCAATGGCCTCAACAATCTGATCCGCAGCCCCGTCGCCCTGCACCATCACGGGCCACACCAGGACCCGGCGCGGGAAGCGGTCGTTCAAGCGGTGCAAAATGTCGCGGATTACCGCCCCCGTGGGCGATGTCACCACACCGATAACGTCGGGCAGCAGGGGAATTTCGCTTTTATAGTCCTCGTCAAATAGACCTTCTGCGGCGAGCTTTTTGCGTCGATCTTCCAACAGCTTCAAAAGCGCGCCTTCGCCCGCGACTTCCATGGAATCGACCACGATTTGGTAGTTCGAGCGCCCGGGGTACGTGGTCAACCGCCCGGTGGCGATGACTTCCAGGCCGTCTTCGGGCTCTAACCCTAAGCGTCCCGCTGTACCGCGCCAGCACACCGCGTCGAGATTCGCAGCTTCGTCTTTGAGACGAAAATAGAGGTGACCCGACGCCGCACGCTTAAAACCGGAGATTTCGCCCCGCACACGCACGAACGCAAACGAATCCTCCACCACCCGTTTGAGGTGGCCAGAGATCTCGGTTACCGAAAAAATCGGCGCATTTAAGCCATTTTCGTCCATTTCTTGCCTTTGTGATCAGCTTTCCTATTCCCTACTGCACGACAGTATGTATGATACGGATGCACGCTGTAAAACAAGGCGTGATAAATAATCTTGGAAGAATGAAAAGTTTGGAGGCTTTGGCCCATGAAGGTTCTGGTTGTTGGTTCGGGTGGACGTGAACATGCGCTCTGCTGGGCGATTTCGAAATCGCCGAAATGCGAAAAGCTGTATGCCGCCCCTGGAAATGCCGGAATTGCAGACGTCGCCGAATGCGTCAAGGTGAAAGCCGATGACGTGGACGGCATCGTCAAATTCGCCAAATCCGAAAAAATCGACTTTGTCGTCGTCGGCCCCGAAGCCCCGCTTGTGGACGGCTTGGTCGACAAACTGGACAAAGCCAAAATCAAAGCCTTTGGCCCGTCCAAAAAAGCCGCCCAGTTGGAAGGCTCCAAAGCCTTCATGAAAGACTTACTGGCAAAATACGAAATTCCCACCGCCGACTACGGCGTGTTTGACGAACCCGACGCCGCCAAAGAATACATCATCAAGATGGAAGGCGGCGTGGTCGTTAAAGCCGACGGCTTGGCTGCTGGCAAAGGCGTGATTGTTTGCCACAACAAAAACGAAGCCTTTGCCGCCATCGACCACATCATGACCGAGCGCGCCTTTGGCGATGCGGGTGACGAAGTTTTGGTCGAAGAATTCATGAAAGGTGAAGAAATCAGCTTCTTCGCCCTGGTTGACGGCACCACTGCCGTGCCCATGGGTGCGGCCCAAGACCACAAAGCCGTTCACGAAGGCGACACCGGTCCCAACACTGGCGGCATGGGGGCTTACACCCCGACGCCCTTGGTCGACA contains the following coding sequences:
- a CDS encoding lysophospholipid acyltransferase family protein; protein product: MADSLTPVKTREATPLDYVSAGFVYAFVGLLRLFPFAWVSAIGGALASTFGPMLKPSKNARENLRRTFPEKSEAEIAMILRGAWENLGNTAFEFAVMDQLLTDKGKHRVEIEGLDVLERILNSGKPVLFFGAHQANWELLPVSSNILGFVCHIFYRAPNNPLLQNLFAQRYGTGELIPKGAPGAKRAFALLKKNEHLGILVDQKLNDGIAVPFMGRDAMTGTAIAEFALRFDAPMVPIQCIRLPGARFKVIYQEPLQVTRTDDKKTDVRTVMTDINATIEGWIREYPDQWLWQHNRWPK
- a CDS encoding PP2C family protein-serine/threonine phosphatase, with protein sequence MPAPLSIKSAIPNSRILIVDDDEMIRMFIEVLLNGSGFENLLQAQDGWEALEALKTTSVDCVILDINMPGMGGRDVLRHIPGSAKTKDLPVLVITAQDAREDRNEIMRAGATNLISKPLDQELLLELLNTMLERKIMVDQLSSFHNRLSQELAQAANMQAGLIPKADAIKALEARYSVKIASAFQPSSELGGDFWTAQIIDHQSFGILIADFSGHGVSAALNTFQLNMLLNRLGPCDADPARYLSRINDELSQVVPLGQYCTMTYAMVDIGKNAITYAAAASPPPISGTCGESDISIGDGSGVPLGIKADNVYENRHIDFHPGQFAFFFSDVFFETKLAGMDVLEIDGLATFARHHSDADAHKALGGMLKAFYDNAPSPLPDDLTAIWITR
- a CDS encoding M23 family metallopeptidase, producing MRFLFALLVFVALPVQAFELDGNFSQGGVVFGTAEPGAEVKLNGKAVTVAENGAFVIGFARDAKPQATLTVTEKGQTTTQSLSIAKVTYKIQRIDGLPTRKVTPNPKDVARIKKDNAGIWGVRGSMSAEPRFLSGFIWPVKGPISGVFGSQRILNGKPKSPHNGVDVAAPRGMAIVAPADGVVALVHQDMFYTGKTVMIDHGLGLTTVYAHMDDVAVIEGQVLSQGDTLGTVGKTGRTTGPHLHWGMTWKSTHVDPSLVTGPMAQN
- the xseA gene encoding exodeoxyribonuclease VII large subunit — protein: MDENGLNAPIFSVTEISGHLKRVVEDSFAFVRVRGEISGFKRAASGHLYFRLKDEAANLDAVCWRGTAGRLGLEPEDGLEVIATGRLTTYPGRSNYQIVVDSMEVAGEGALLKLLEDRRKKLAAEGLFDEDYKSEIPLLPDVIGVVTSPTGAVIRDILHRLNDRFPRRVLVWPVMVQGDGAADQIVEAIAGFNRLKPATGKQGDIPRPDVLIVARGGGSLEDLWAFNEENVVRAASESAIPLISAVGHETDTTLIDFASDLRAPTPTAAAEMVVPVRAELLAQVSEDGARLVRSMTRQVSEYKTQLSGLSRGLPDLNSLVASQRQRLDDWAERLGGSLQSGVHRRHRRLAEVSGALTSPKAHVGYAREMLNGRAERLNRAVARLTQAPRQQLEQTTRLLDGLSYERVLERGFALVTDAKGKAVTEASGVSPGDDITVRMKGGDIGARVTGGAQPKPKKKPTKKNNDAQGSLL
- the purD gene encoding phosphoribosylamine--glycine ligase, translated to MKVLVVGSGGREHALCWAISKSPKCEKLYAAPGNAGIADVAECVKVKADDVDGIVKFAKSEKIDFVVVGPEAPLVDGLVDKLDKAKIKAFGPSKKAAQLEGSKAFMKDLLAKYEIPTADYGVFDEPDAAKEYIIKMEGGVVVKADGLAAGKGVIVCHNKNEAFAAIDHIMTERAFGDAGDEVLVEEFMKGEEISFFALVDGTTAVPMGAAQDHKAVHEGDTGPNTGGMGAYTPTPLVDKAMEKKIMAEIIQPTIEAMAAEDAPYKGVLFAGLMVENGVPRVLEYNVRFGDPECQVLMARMNSDVLEALVACADGKLKDAKITWKRSTALIVVMAADGYPGHYATGTQISKLDEAQGVKGVEVFHAGTKQQGKKVVANGGRVLGVTSIGKTVKEAQDKAYEAVDAIEWPEGFCRRDIGWRAVEREEA